GCGGCAACAGACGGCCGCGTGGGAGAGTCATATCGGGGAGCGTCCGGCATGAACACCATCGAACATGTCGTGTCGATGCTGACCCATACTCCGCTGCTCGCGACGGCGCTGCTGGTGATGTTCGCGCTGCTGGGACTCGAAACGTTCATGGTGCGAAGCGGTCGTCGTGCTGCGCCCGACAATGAAGGGGACGAGTAGATGAAAGTCCGTCATCGACGCCTCGTGCTGATCGCGGGCGGACTCGGCAGCGCCGGCCTCGCGTGCGCGCTCGTGCTGAATGCGTTTCGGGCGAACGTGATGTTCTACGTCAGCCCGAAGCAGATCGTCGCGCATGAGATACCGGTTGCGCACCGGTTCAGGCTCGGCGGTCTAGTCGAACGCAACTCGCTTCGACGCGACGCAGACGGTTTGACCGTCCATTTTGTCGTGACGGATACGGCGGCGGAAATTCCGGTGATCTATCGCGGCGCGCTGCCCGACCTGTTTCGCGAGGGAAGTGGCGTGGTCGCGCAGGGTGTGCTCGGCGACGACGGCCAGTTTCATGCAGACGAAGTGCTTGCGAAACACGACGAGAAATACACGCCGCCCGCCGTCAGCGATGCACTGCGCCACGCACAGGGGGCATCTACCGTCAGGGTCGCGACGGGCGCGGCCGATCGAGGAGCACAGCGGTGATCGCCGAACTGGGTCATCTTGCGCTGATCCTTGCGCTGCTGCTCGCGCTGACGACAGGCATCGTGCCGATACTCGGCGCGCAGTTCGCCATCGATGGATGGATGCGCGTCGCGAAGCCTGCGGCGCGCGCGCAGTTTGCGTTCGTGGCGATGGCGTTCGCGAGCCTCGCATGGTCGTTTCTGAACAGTGATTTCACGCTGGTCTATGTGGCGGAAAATTCGCACTCAGCTCTGCCCGCGATCTACCGCTTCACGGCCGTCTGGGGCGGCCATGAAGGATCGCTCCTGCTCTGGGTTCTGCTGCTGACGCTGTGGATGGTCGCCGTGACGTGCTACAGCCGGCAATTGCCCGTCGCGCTTGTCGCGCGCGTGCTCGGTGTGATGAGCCTGATCGACGTGGGCTTTCTGTCGTTCCTGCTGTTCACGTCGAACCCCTTCACCCGCCTCCTGCCTCCTGCGATGGAAGGCCGGGACCTGAATCCGCTGCTGCAGGACCCCGGCATGGTCATGCATCCGCCGATCCTGTACATGGGGTACGTCGGCTTCTCGGTCGCCTTCGCGTTTGCGATCTCGGCGCTGCTCTCGGGCCGGCTCGACACGACGTGGGCCCGCTGGTCGCGTCCGTGGACGATCGCCGCGTGGATGTTCCTGACGCTCGGCATCATGCTTGGCAGCGGCTGGTCCTACTATGTGCTCGGCTGGGGCGGATGGTGGTTCTGGGACCCGGTCGAGAACGCGTCGTTCATGCCATGGCTCGCAGGCACCGCGCTGATCCATTCGCTGATTGTGACCGAGAAGCGCGGAAGCTTTCGCAGCTGGACGGCACTGCTCGCGATCTGCGCCTTCTCGCTGAGCCTGCTGGGTACCTTCCTCGTGCGCTCGGGCGTGGTGACGTCCGTGCATGCGTTCGCGTCCGATCCGGCGCGGGGCATATTCATCCTCGCATTCCTGGCTCTGGTCGCGGGTGGTGCACTGATGCTGTTCGCGTGGCGCGCGCCGCAGATCGGCAAGGGTGCCGGGTTCGAACTGGTTTCCCGAGAGGCCTTGCTGCTGTCGAACAACCTGCTGTTCATGGTGGCGGCTGCGTCCGTGCTGTTGGGCACGCTCTATCCGATGGTGCTCGATGCAATGGGCCTCGATAAGGTTTCAGTTGGACCACCGTATTTCGACAGCGTGTTCGTGCCGCTGATGACGCCGGTCGTCTTCCTGATGGGCGTTGGACCCATGGCGCGCTGGAAAGCGGCGCGCGTGCCCGAACTGGCTGTGCGCCTGCGATGGGCGGCGCTCGTCAGTGTAGTCACGGCGCTTGTGCTGCCAATGCTGCTAGGAAGCTGGCGGCCGCTCGTGAGCCTCGGACTACTGCTCGCCACGTGGAGTTTCACGACGGTTGTGGCAAGTATGCGCGAGCGGCTTCGCGCCGGGCAACGTTCCGTGCCCGGCCGCCTGCGGCATGTCCCTCGCGCGACATATGGGATGTGGTGCGCTCATGCCGGAATTGGCGTGTTCATTGTCGGCGTAACGCTGGTCAAGGGCTACCAGACCGAGCAGGACGTGCTGATGCGCTACGGTGAAAGCGTCGGTATTGGTGGCTATAGTTTCCGGCTCGACGGCGTGCGCGATATCGCTGGCCCGAACTATCAGGCCAAGCGCGCCACGATCAGCGTCGACCGCGATGGCCGGCCGGTGGCGACGCTGTACCCGGAGAAACGCCTCTTCCTCGCGCAGAACATGCCGATGACGGAAGCGGCCATCGATCACGGCGTGCTGCGCGATCTTTACGTCGCCATCGATCAACCGGTCGGCGGCAACGCGTGGACGATGCGTATCCAGATCAAGCCCTTTGTCCGCTGGATCTGGGCCGGCTGCCTGCTGATGGCGTTCGGTGGCCTGCTAGCGGGCACGGACCGTCGTTACCGACTGGTAACTGGCGGGCGCACCCGTGAAGGCGATCAAGGAGCGGGCAATGCACAACCCGCGCCTCTGTCCGCCGCCGTCGCGGTGGACACCGCCCGTAGTGCGAATGGTCCCGTCAGCGAGACCGAGCGATGAAGCGCTTTCTCGTTCCGCTGGCGGTTCTAGCAGGCCTGCTGGCCGTCCTGGCTGCCGGCCTGCGGCACGACCCGCGCACGCTGCCTTCGGCATTGGTCGGCAAACCCGCCCCGGATTTCACGCTTCCGCGCCTTGATACCTCGGGCGAGACCATATCCTCGCGCGCGATGCGCGGCCAGGTCTGGATTCTGAATGTATGGGCGTCATGGTGCGAACCGTGCCGTGACGAACAGCCGGTGCTGGCCGATTTTGCGTCCCGTCGCATTGCGCCCGTTCTAGGGTTGAATTACAAGGATGACCGGCAGAACGCCATCCGGTGGCTCCAGTTAGCAGGCAATCCCTATACAGCGTCGATTGTGGACCGCACGGGAGACACAGCTATCGACTACGGCGTCTATGGCGTGCCGGAAACATTTGTGATCGACCGGGCGGGCATCGTGCGATATCGGCTTGCAGGTCCACTCACGCACGCATCGCTCGATAGTGTGATCGTGCCGCTCGTCGGGAAGCTGCAACGCGAGGCGGCCCATGACTAGTCGCGCACATCGTTTGGTGAATCGCTTTGTGGCCGCGTTGCTGCTGGCTTTGTCGATGGCACTGGCCGCGTCGAGCGCAGCCGGACAGGCCGCATACCAACCGCGGGCTGAAGCGCGCGTACGGCATCTGGCCGAAATGTTCAGGTGTCTCGTCTGCCAGAACCAGAGCCTCGCGGATTCGAATGCCGAACTGGCCGCGGATCTGCGCAACCAGATTCGTGAGCAGATCCGCATAGGAGCCAGTGACGAACAGATTCAGGCCTACATGGTGCGCCGTTATGGCGACTTCGTGCTCTACCGGCCGCCCATCAAACCTGTCACGTGGGCACTCTGGTTCGGACCGTTCATAACGCTTGCGGCAGGCGCCGTCGTGCTGGTTCTCAGCATCCGACACGCACGAAACGTACGTCCCAGGATGCTCAGTCAGGATGAACGTCGGCATGCAGATGCGCTGCTTGACGGTCACAATGAGGGCGCACGGCGATGATGAGCTTCTGGATTATCGCTGGGGCGATGATCGCCATTTCCGTGGCATCGGTGATCGTGCCACTGCTGTGCCGCGCGGCGCCATTGCGCGAAGATCACGGATTGGCGGTTGCTCTCTATCGGTCGAGTATCGCCGATCTCGATCGTGAGGTTGCCGCCGAGCACCTGTCCGATGTTTATCGCGACGACGCTCGCGTCGAACTTGAGCGCCGCCTCGTGGATGAAACGTGTGGCAGTGTCACTACCGCGCCAGTGAGTCGACCAGGAGGTGTTCTGAGGCAATCTGGAATGGCTGCGCTGATGCTGGCGCTGCTGCCATCGGCTGCCGCGGTGCTTTACATGCGTCTCGGCGATCCGGCCGCAGTGGCAGTGGAACGTGGTGGCGAAGGAGAGTGGGGTGTTCACGTCGCGACGCCGGGCTCGCTGGAGGTTGCCGTCAGCAGGCTGGCGGCGCATCTGCGTCAACAACCTGACGATGTCCCAGGATGGGCAATGCTCGCGCGCTCCTATGTTGTTCTAGACCGTACTGATGATGCCGTAATTGCATATCGCCGTGCTTTGGCCTTGAAATCTGGTGACGCTGATCTGCTTGCCGACTACGCCGATGCGTTGGCGACGGCCCGAGGCGGTGATCTGAATGGCGAAGCATTGCAGAGCATTGACGCGGCGCTCGCGGCGGATCCCGTTCATCCGAAAGCGCTGGCACTGGGCGCGTCTGCTGCGCACGACAGACAAGACTACGCGCTGGCGATCCAGTATTGGGAGCGGCTGGAAGGGGTCGCGGACCCGGGCTCAGAGATGGCCAATCAGGCACAGAAAAATATAGACGCCGAGAGAACGGCGGCGATTCACACGAGTGTCTTGCCAATCGGCGATTCACCGAAGGACGTGCAGGAACATCGGACGTTTCGTTCCTTCGAGTCGGCGACTGTACTCGAAGTACATGTACGGCTGAGTCCGGCGCTTGCGGCGCGCACGCACCCGCATGATCAGGTGTATGTCTATGCCCTCGCCGATGACGGCTCGCGCATGCCTTTGGCCGTGCAGCGCGTAGAAGTCGAACAATTGCCGTCGACGTTGCACCTGGATGATTCGATGGCGATGACGTCCAGCAGGCGACTGTCCGACTTCGAGCGGGTAATCGTTGAGGCCCATGTGTCGGGGGTGGGCAATGCACAACTCACTCGGGGCGATCTCATCGGGAAAAGCGGACCGGTAGAAAGGGGGCGCAAAGTCGTCGACATCACGATAGGCAATGTTGTCAGATGATGAACGCCCCAAAGGGCGCCGAGATCACGACTACTCATGTCCGCCTGTACCGGGGGGCCGCAAGGGACGTAACTGCATGACCCACCGCGTGCGCCAGGAGTGGGTGATCCTCAAAGGTAAATGACCGCGGTGGGGCGCTGTACGGTCGTTTGCCAGGAAGACTTCTGAGTCCGTTCAGCGTCGGGTTGTGCCCTTCGCAACCGTGGGGCGCTCTCGGGAGATCAGCGCTGCGCTCCAATGCGACTCTCGGTTGCTGCGCGCAGAGGAGGGCCAAAGTGGCTTCGGGCTTCTCATCAGGGATGCGACTGCTTGCACTCCGTTTCGAACCAATGGTCGACCAGGCGCTGCGCCGCGTGTAGGTTCGCTGGGTAGTGTGGGTCGTCGTGCCACGGTGACGGGTTGTAGCCCGCTTTCCTCAGGGCCGAAAGCTCGCTTTGGTGTTGCGACTTCGTCCGAGGAGCGTTGCTTCTAATCGCGGCCAGGTCACGGCACTCCGTTGGGCTCAGATGTGGCCCGCTTTGTGGCACGCCGGCGACGGCATTTCCTGTCAGCAGGAGCGCCCACGCCGCAAGCGTCGAGCAGTTTCTCTGGAGGTTTCCCATAGCGCATCTCCAAACGTCTGGTCGGCGCAACGCAAGCGATGCGATGCCGCCAAGAAAATCGCCAACCAACATGTCATCGAGGGCAGGCGGGAGCGGCAGCAAGCGTAGACTCCGCGGCGTTGCACGTGAGCAGCGTCTTGACGAGTTCCTTCCACGCTGCCGAGATGACCGCGCGGCGAGCCTTGCCAAACGGGTCGTGCGCTGGCGTTTCCCGCAGACGGACACCTCTCGATCGGCGCGCACGGCTCAATGCGAACGGCCGTGACCGCCACCTGCTGCCCAGAAGTGGCCGCCACCACCCCAGCTATGAGTGCCGCCCCAGCCGCCACCGCTCCAGCCATGAGTTCCGCCCCAGGCGCCGCCGCCATTCGAGCCGGCGTGTGTGGTACCCCACGAGCCGTGACCGCCGCCCCAGTTGCCATGACCACTCCAATTGCCATAGTGGCCCCAGTGGCCGTAGTAGCCGTAGTGGCCGAAATGGTCGGGGTGGCCATGGACGTGGCCGCAACAGCCGCTGAAGAAGACGAAGCTGAACGACACCGACGGCCACCAGAAACCCGGCCAACCGTAAGCGTAGTACGGGTACGGATAGTAATACGGGTAGGGATAGGCGATCGGGTAGTACGCAGGCGCCTTGGTCGGGCACGGACGGTCTTTTCAGACTGTCCTGAGGAATAAGTCGTCGGCGCGCCT
The DNA window shown above is from Paraburkholderia sp. PGU19 and carries:
- the ccmE gene encoding cytochrome c maturation protein CcmE; the protein is MKVRHRRLVLIAGGLGSAGLACALVLNAFRANVMFYVSPKQIVAHEIPVAHRFRLGGLVERNSLRRDADGLTVHFVVTDTAAEIPVIYRGALPDLFREGSGVVAQGVLGDDGQFHADEVLAKHDEKYTPPAVSDALRHAQGASTVRVATGAADRGAQR
- the ccmI gene encoding c-type cytochrome biogenesis protein CcmI, with the translated sequence MMSFWIIAGAMIAISVASVIVPLLCRAAPLREDHGLAVALYRSSIADLDREVAAEHLSDVYRDDARVELERRLVDETCGSVTTAPVSRPGGVLRQSGMAALMLALLPSAAAVLYMRLGDPAAVAVERGGEGEWGVHVATPGSLEVAVSRLAAHLRQQPDDVPGWAMLARSYVVLDRTDDAVIAYRRALALKSGDADLLADYADALATARGGDLNGEALQSIDAALAADPVHPKALALGASAAHDRQDYALAIQYWERLEGVADPGSEMANQAQKNIDAERTAAIHTSVLPIGDSPKDVQEHRTFRSFESATVLEVHVRLSPALAARTHPHDQVYVYALADDGSRMPLAVQRVEVEQLPSTLHLDDSMAMTSSRRLSDFERVIVEAHVSGVGNAQLTRGDLIGKSGPVERGRKVVDITIGNVVR
- a CDS encoding heme lyase CcmF/NrfE family subunit, with translation MIAELGHLALILALLLALTTGIVPILGAQFAIDGWMRVAKPAARAQFAFVAMAFASLAWSFLNSDFTLVYVAENSHSALPAIYRFTAVWGGHEGSLLLWVLLLTLWMVAVTCYSRQLPVALVARVLGVMSLIDVGFLSFLLFTSNPFTRLLPPAMEGRDLNPLLQDPGMVMHPPILYMGYVGFSVAFAFAISALLSGRLDTTWARWSRPWTIAAWMFLTLGIMLGSGWSYYVLGWGGWWFWDPVENASFMPWLAGTALIHSLIVTEKRGSFRSWTALLAICAFSLSLLGTFLVRSGVVTSVHAFASDPARGIFILAFLALVAGGALMLFAWRAPQIGKGAGFELVSREALLLSNNLLFMVAAASVLLGTLYPMVLDAMGLDKVSVGPPYFDSVFVPLMTPVVFLMGVGPMARWKAARVPELAVRLRWAALVSVVTALVLPMLLGSWRPLVSLGLLLATWSFTTVVASMRERLRAGQRSVPGRLRHVPRATYGMWCAHAGIGVFIVGVTLVKGYQTEQDVLMRYGESVGIGGYSFRLDGVRDIAGPNYQAKRATISVDRDGRPVATLYPEKRLFLAQNMPMTEAAIDHGVLRDLYVAIDQPVGGNAWTMRIQIKPFVRWIWAGCLLMAFGGLLAGTDRRYRLVTGGRTREGDQGAGNAQPAPLSAAVAVDTARSANGPVSETER
- a CDS encoding DsbE family thiol:disulfide interchange protein, with translation MKRFLVPLAVLAGLLAVLAAGLRHDPRTLPSALVGKPAPDFTLPRLDTSGETISSRAMRGQVWILNVWASWCEPCRDEQPVLADFASRRIAPVLGLNYKDDRQNAIRWLQLAGNPYTASIVDRTGDTAIDYGVYGVPETFVIDRAGIVRYRLAGPLTHASLDSVIVPLVGKLQREAAHD
- a CDS encoding DUF4148 domain-containing protein, whose translation is MGNLQRNCSTLAAWALLLTGNAVAGVPQSGPHLSPTECRDLAAIRSNAPRTKSQHQSELSALRKAGYNPSPWHDDPHYPANLHAAQRLVDHWFETECKQSHP
- a CDS encoding cytochrome c-type biogenesis protein → MTSRAHRLVNRFVAALLLALSMALAASSAAGQAAYQPRAEARVRHLAEMFRCLVCQNQSLADSNAELAADLRNQIREQIRIGASDEQIQAYMVRRYGDFVLYRPPIKPVTWALWFGPFITLAAGAVVLVLSIRHARNVRPRMLSQDERRHADALLDGHNEGARR